Below is a genomic region from Spartobacteria bacterium.
GGCTAAAATCATCTGTTATCAGTTTAGTTGGACAAGATGCTTTCGGCTCCTTTGTTATCGATGAGTTATTAAAGCATGGTGTTGATATTCGGGGGATTAAGCAAACTGATAAAATAGGTACATCGGTATCCATTGTCTTAAGTTTGCCCGATGGTGAACGCAGTTTTATTCATCACACCGGTGCCAACGGCGTATTCACTCTCAGTGATATCGATGAGACCGTCTGGATGGACAGTGATTTTATTTTTGTGGGTGGATCATTGCTCATGCCCGCCTTTGACGGGGCTCCGACAGCTGCATTAATGAAAAAGGCACAGGCTGCGGGAAAATTCACGATATTAGACACGGCATGGGACTCTACGGGCCGATGGATGAGCGCGATACAACCGGTTTTACCTCATCTGGATTTATTTATTCCCAGTTATGAGGAAGCAGAACAATTGAGCGGCGAATCAGAACCAGAAGAGATAACTCGCTGTTTCACGGAGCTTGGCGCAAAAAATGTGGTGATCAAGCTGGGATCTGATGGCTGTTACGTGCACAGCGGTGACGACCAATTCTATTCTCCGGCCCTTCCGGCCAAAGTTGTAGACACCTGCGGAGCGGGAGACTCCTTTGTTGCCGGCTTTTTAGCAGGACTGGCACAGGGATGGGACTATCACAAGAGTGCCGTCTTTGCCAATGCCGTCGGAGCATCCTGCGTACAGCAAGTTGGGGCATCAACAGGGATTCGTCCCATGGCAGATATGCTCGAAACAATAAAAAAATCAGTGTTGAAGATTTAGGAAATTATCGACTACAGACCTATAATGAATGAGTTACCTACCGATCTTTGCTATTTCAGTAAAGAAATACAAAGAAACTATAAAATAGTGATTGCTTTATACAGTCCGCAGACCCATTGTCGCTTTTTGGTCAGCAATGGCCTTCCCGATCCGCACTCCGTGTCATCGTGTTGCATTCGGAATCATATTATACGCATGACACAAACTAAGGATATATCATCATGGATATTTACGTAGGCAACCTGCCTTACCAGGCAGACGATCAGAAATTGCAGGAATTATTTGAACAGCATGGCTCTGTTACTTCTGCTCGCGTTATTGTAGACAAATTTACAGGCGACTCCAAAGGTTTTGGCTTTGTAGAAATGCCTGACAGATCAGAAGCTATGGCCGCTATCAGTGCCACAAACGAACAGGATTTCATGGGACGCAGCCTGCGCGTGAATGAATCTCAGCCGAAACCGAGAACCGGTGGTGGCGGACGTGACGGTGGTAACCGTGGCGGTGGCCGTGACAGCGGTGGCGGACGTGATCGTCGCTGGTAGGTTTTGCGAGTAATCGCACAGACTTAAGATTTGGCGTGCTTCGGCACGCCTTTTCTATTTAGTGATCCGTATAAAAAATTTACATTCGTTCCTCTCGAAGAAATTATTGAGAAATAAATTGACCCTGTGGGGATAGGTTAGCTACTTTGATAAAACTTTTCTTTCAACTAATAACCGTTGAAGGGGGTGAAAACAAACTATGACAGAAGTAAAAATTCGCAAAGGCGAACCACTGGAAAAGGCTCTTCGGAGACTTAAAAAGAAACTGGATAAAGAAGGCGTGATGCGTGAAATCCGTTCTCATCGTCACTTCGAGAAACCCAGCGAAAAATTGCGTCGCAAACAGGCTCGTGCACGTACGCGCAGATAATGCAAAATTATCGCTATACTTTACCTAAAAAACTCTCCACAATCTGGGGAGTTTTTTTATTTAGTGAGCGTTTATGAAACTATCGATATCAACACATTGGAATGCCAGCCGGCATACAACCGGCGAAGCAATGATCGAAGAAATTCTTGAATTGGGACTGGACCGCGTTGAACTGGGGTATGATTTACGGATCGATTTAGTGGCCGGCGTCAAACGAATGGTGGATTCGGGGTCGGTTTGCGTAGGGTCGGTTCACAATTTTTGTCCGGTTCCCATGTCTGTTCCGCGTGGTCATCCAGAAATATGGACCTTTGCCGATCCATCGCGGCGCATACGGAATCTAGCCTATCAAAACACCCTGCGCACCATAGAATTTGCAGCAGAAATGGGTGCGGGAGTGGTCGTACTGCATGCAGGAAATGTAAAAATGACCCGTTATTCCAATACGCTGCTGCAGATGATTGAAGACGGACAGGATCTGACGACCCGATTTGAAAAACTAAAGATGAAAATGCTCACACAGCGCGAGCGCAAATCACAAAAGCATCTGCAATATATTTACGAAGGACTGCAAAAGCTTTCTCCTGCCCTGCACAGCTATGGGGTAAAACTGGGAATCGAAAATCTTCCTACCTGGGAAGCCGTTCCCACTGAATCAGAGCTGGAAAAAATGCTTCAGCAGATGAATGACAGTCACATCGGCTACTGGCATGACATCGGTCATGGCCACATTCGGCAGAATATGGGACTGATCAGCGTGGAACGCTGGCTGCAACGACTGGAACCATGGCTACTGGGCATGCACATACATGACGTCGCCTTCCCGGGATATGACCACCTAGCTCCAGGAAAAGGGCGAGTGAACTACGACATATTTACACCCTTTATAACCGGAGCCATCGAACGTGTTCTCGAACCATCCAGCCGTGAAGCACCACAAGACATAGCTGCGGCCATTGATTTACTAAAACATGAATGGGCATCACCAAAGAAAGAAGAACAATGCCATGAGAAATAAACCGTCTTCCCTCGCATTCAGCCATCCGAAAACGTTACGGGCACTCATTACCGGAGCCAACGGGTTTGTGGCGCAGCATACGATTCATGAATTCATTAATCATGGATATGATGTACACGGACTAGACCACACGGAAGATATGTTTCACCATGGAACCTTTCATCAAGTCGATTTGTGTGACGCCAAGGCTGTGAGGTCATTAATTGAAAACATCAAGCCCGATGTATGCATTCACCTGGGCGGCATTGCGTTTGTACCCATGGGATGGAAAGATCCGCGCCTTGTTTACGATGTAAATTTACTAGGCACAGTGAATCTACTGGAAGGCTTTCGCCATCATCATCCCGATGCCCGCGTTGTCGTTGTCACCAGCGGCGAGATCTATGGACGAAAATCGGAGAAACACCCGCTCAAAGAAAATGCACCCATGTTTCCAGCCAATCCCTATGCCATATCCAAGATGGCGGCCGACCAGCATGCACTGCTCTATGCAGAACACTTCAACATGAACATTATGACCGCGCGACCGGACAACCATACCGGTCCGGGACAGTCAGATCTCTTTGTCACAGCGGCCTTTGCCCGGCAACTGGCAGAGATTGCAGACCATAAAGTGGATCCGGTAATGGCGGTGGGTAATCTGGATAATATGCGAAATTTCACCGATGTACGTGATGTGGCCACAGCCTATCGTCTGCTTGTCGAAACAGGTTATGCGGGACAGGCCTACAATATTGCTTCCGGAGAAGTGGTTCGTATTCGTTCAGTACTGGATATGCTGTGCGACATCGCCGGCGTACGACCAGAAATCAACATCGATCCTGCCCGTTTTCGCCCGACGGATTACCTCCCCGTGCTTGATACACAGCACCTGCGGGATGATACAGGCTGGACTCCCAAAATACCGTTATCGCAGACGCTACAGGACATCTATGACTATTTCCGCCAGCAGAACCACTAAGCCCTCCTCCCGCATACGCGTTCTTGCTTTATTTCTGCTGCGGGCACTGATTGGCGGCGGAGCCCTGTGGTGGCTCATGACCAAAGTGGATTTCGACGAACTGCGAACGGTCGCGGTCTACGCCTGGACGCATCCGGGATACTGGGTGGGAGCACTGCTGGTTGCCTTTTGCGGACTATGCTGCGGTTGTGTGCGCTGGTTTGTTATTTTGCAGCGACTCCGCTTTTCTATTTCCTTCGGTGTGGTATTCCGCACCTTTTTTATCGGCCTGTTTTTTAACGCATTTATGCCCGGAGGGTGCGGCGGCGACTTCGTGAGAGCCTATTATATTGCTGGGCGTTGCGAAAAACGCCGGACAACGGCGGTCGCCTCCGTCTTTCTTGATCGGGCCATCGGCTTAGCAGTGACCCTGCTGGTGGCACTGGGCATGACCCTGCTTTATACATCCTTTCTGTGGAACAGCGGAAGAGGCGGACATCTCATTTTATATACCATCACAGGCTTAGCCGGAGCAGGAATAGCCAGCTTCATTGTGCTTTGCTTTATTCCCGGCTTTTTTTTGAGGTGGACACCATTTAATCACGGGCTTTACCAAATGGTGCTGCAGATTTGCGACACACTGAACAGCATCCGCAACGACCCTCGCGGTATTGCATTATACGTATTTTTGTCGCTGGCCAATCTGCTATTTTTGACAGGATCCTGTTATCTGTTTGGAATCAGTTTACGTATGGACGCTACGTTTATAGCCTATTTACGTTTTTTCCCCGTCATCACCGTACTAACAGCGATCCCTATCACGCCGGGGGGAATAGGGATCCGTGAAGCCTTGTTTGCAAACCTCTTTCGCCGGGTAGGCATATCGATAGCGACTGCAACCACCCTGTCATTATTTGTCTATGTGGGCGGATTGCTCCTCAGTCTTTTGGGCGGACTGCTCTATCTTTTCAAACCATTCGACCGGCGCACACCATTTGACACATCTCTCGAACAGCGATGAAAGGTCAGTCGTCTTCATAGAGTTCGTTAATTTCATCCCACGCATCGGGATCTCCCGTTCTCAACCTGCAAAGCAGCAGGTAATGGTAAAGCAGCAGATTCAAATGATTCAGCTTAATTTTATCCGCCGGAGCATCCATGCGAACATCCGCCATCACCTCATTGTCAGATAAGGCGACAATCCGCTCGAATTCGTTGCTGATATCTTCCGCACGCATGGTAAAAAATGACGGGGTATCAAAAAGCAGTATGGGGGTGTAATTCATACCTCTCAAATCGGAGGCTGTAGAGATAATGTGCTCTTCATCCGCATCCGGGGGAATTTGTTTCAGGCGTCCCCGCAGTTCCTCCATCGTATTCATTATGAACTCCTATTTCACATTTAACTGGGCGGGAGAGTCATTCTCCTTCGACTGTCTTATTCTAAATCGGACATCTGATATGCTCAAATGAATTCGTGAACTTTCGCTCTGGACAGAGCAATAGTACACCATATGAATACGCCCATTATGCTTTTGAAGTGGACTGGTGGCGGTTCAGAGGCTACCAGCGGTATGCAGGTGCCACCCGGACATCGCGAATGTATTCATAATAAAGAATATCATGAAGTGGGAATCAGTGTTCTTCAGGGATCAAAGACAAGTGGAGATGAAACAGCAGGTCCCTGGCTCGTCACTGAAGATTTTGCCAGCAGCTCGGAGTCTCATGCCTTTATTTGCGGGGTCGCCTATCGTGACAGCAATAATAACAACTTCTATGATGTGGGG
It encodes:
- a CDS encoding sugar kinase → MKSICCIGISVADVVAKPIHALPENGRLELVDSIRMYTGGCAANSAIDLSVLGLKSSVISLVGQDAFGSFVIDELLKHGVDIRGIKQTDKIGTSVSIVLSLPDGERSFIHHTGANGVFTLSDIDETVWMDSDFIFVGGSLLMPAFDGAPTAALMKKAQAAGKFTILDTAWDSTGRWMSAIQPVLPHLDLFIPSYEEAEQLSGESEPEEITRCFTELGAKNVVIKLGSDGCYVHSGDDQFYSPALPAKVVDTCGAGDSFVAGFLAGLAQGWDYHKSAVFANAVGASCVQQVGASTGIRPMADMLETIKKSVLKI
- a CDS encoding RNA-binding protein, whose translation is MDIYVGNLPYQADDQKLQELFEQHGSVTSARVIVDKFTGDSKGFGFVEMPDRSEAMAAISATNEQDFMGRSLRVNESQPKPRTGGGGRDGGNRGGGRDSGGGRDRRW
- the rpsU gene encoding 30S ribosomal protein S21 gives rise to the protein MTEVKIRKGEPLEKALRRLKKKLDKEGVMREIRSHRHFEKPSEKLRRKQARARTRR
- a CDS encoding sugar phosphate isomerase/epimerase encodes the protein MKLSISTHWNASRHTTGEAMIEEILELGLDRVELGYDLRIDLVAGVKRMVDSGSVCVGSVHNFCPVPMSVPRGHPEIWTFADPSRRIRNLAYQNTLRTIEFAAEMGAGVVVLHAGNVKMTRYSNTLLQMIEDGQDLTTRFEKLKMKMLTQRERKSQKHLQYIYEGLQKLSPALHSYGVKLGIENLPTWEAVPTESELEKMLQQMNDSHIGYWHDIGHGHIRQNMGLISVERWLQRLEPWLLGMHIHDVAFPGYDHLAPGKGRVNYDIFTPFITGAIERVLEPSSREAPQDIAAAIDLLKHEWASPKKEEQCHEK
- a CDS encoding NAD-dependent epimerase/dehydratase family protein produces the protein MNGHHQRKKNNAMRNKPSSLAFSHPKTLRALITGANGFVAQHTIHEFINHGYDVHGLDHTEDMFHHGTFHQVDLCDAKAVRSLIENIKPDVCIHLGGIAFVPMGWKDPRLVYDVNLLGTVNLLEGFRHHHPDARVVVVTSGEIYGRKSEKHPLKENAPMFPANPYAISKMAADQHALLYAEHFNMNIMTARPDNHTGPGQSDLFVTAAFARQLAEIADHKVDPVMAVGNLDNMRNFTDVRDVATAYRLLVETGYAGQAYNIASGEVVRIRSVLDMLCDIAGVRPEINIDPARFRPTDYLPVLDTQHLRDDTGWTPKIPLSQTLQDIYDYFRQQNH
- a CDS encoding flippase-like domain-containing protein; translation: MIQAGLPKYRYRRRYRTSMTISASRTTKPSSRIRVLALFLLRALIGGGALWWLMTKVDFDELRTVAVYAWTHPGYWVGALLVAFCGLCCGCVRWFVILQRLRFSISFGVVFRTFFIGLFFNAFMPGGCGGDFVRAYYIAGRCEKRRTTAVASVFLDRAIGLAVTLLVALGMTLLYTSFLWNSGRGGHLILYTITGLAGAGIASFIVLCFIPGFFLRWTPFNHGLYQMVLQICDTLNSIRNDPRGIALYVFLSLANLLFLTGSCYLFGISLRMDATFIAYLRFFPVITVLTAIPITPGGIGIREALFANLFRRVGISIATATTLSLFVYVGGLLLSLLGGLLYLFKPFDRRTPFDTSLEQR